The Peribacillus sp. FSL E2-0218 genome contains a region encoding:
- a CDS encoding peptidoglycan DD-metalloendopeptidase family protein, with product MEKIEGLSIGLDLDSTALNRGLTGVKDKLKSVNSEMKANLSAFDRSDRSIGKYETRLTGLNRKLEVQKEVTKQAKLEYEKMVREHGEGSKEADKAASSYNAEVAALNNLERYVGNVREELKKLKEEQRVASSGWTKAGDSLINFGSGLKSISDKTKDVGKSLTQKLTLPAVGAASALAGITLVKGFNRLVGIDTARAKLTGLGHDAKGVEKIMTSALDAVRGTSFGMDEAATTAANAVAAGVKEGKDLTTYLSLTGDAAAIAGSSMSEMGSILNKVKTSNKAYNGELQQLSDRGLPIYQWLAEEAGVAAGAVSKMASDGEVSSEMLMNAIEKNIGGAAGKMGEESFTAGIANMWAAVGRLGASFLDAGGKGGGFFSQLKPLIADFTGRLDSMGDFSAKAGVKFGELFSGVVDKVKSVKAAYDNLTPSVQDLIKKFGIAGAVITVGLGPVLIGLGTFGGLVASLALKIGPLFKRIAEAGGLLKWLRLGFTALTGPVGITIGVLALLGTGFILLYKNSETFRNGVHNLLGKIKELAKNALKAIQPAIQAIISFFKNQLDILKKFWDENGQVIMDALSNIGKIIKVVFGAIVKVIQLAMPLVLTIIKSVWSNIKGGISGALNIIMGLVKVFSGLFTGNFGSMWEGIKQVFFGALTFIWNYVQLMFWGKMLKGILSLGKLLLNSFKGIWGSIKNVFSRVIKWIVDFVKNQFTSMNNTLNIITNSIKNIISTIWNGIFTFFKTIIQSIWNLVKNRFTTLKNTINTIFSGIRDLTKTIWNAIKNAIYTPIKNAVTNTLSRFTSLKSRISEIFGSVKKSVKGYVSDMVETVKGMPKRMSDGLKKTGGLIKAGVVLVANRMVSGLGKGVNGVIDGVNWVMGLVGVDKKNQLKPWKVPQYAKGTDGHPEDGPAIVGDGGMPELLSFPNGKFALSPATDTLVNLPRATSVMSGPDTKLFLKSIPAYKDGKGWLTKIKEGAGAAWDGAMKIGSKAASGIKTGVSALKDKASQLWDWASGGAKGLMDKVLNTMGVKIPKVNGNFGKIAKGAFGMVKDKVINFVGGILPSFGGGGFSFPAPFRKTSGYGQRWGKLHKGIDFGAPAGTPIPSQSGGVVRFAGFGKTGSGYGGYGNVVHIDAGGGLSYLYAHNSKNNVKTGDSVRNGQIIGTVGNTGHSTGNHLHFEVRRNNQAVNPESLGGGGFFGATGASGQIKTWITQAINATGVPKSWLDPLSTIAMKESGGNPKSINNWDSNAKRGTPSKGLMQTIDPTFNAHKMKGMNDIWNPVHNAVAAIRYIKSRYKTVFNTPGIKSMMNGGSYKGYATGGLINHAGMYNLAEDGWPEFVIPTNPARRTAAQKLLALAGREIQGNKRPHQLPNVSSSTGSEENNLLMQLLEATLKQNQLLKKDHAEMMAYLKAIAEKTADVYLGREKVGSLLDQDQAKRINHAGRRMAT from the coding sequence ATGGAGAAGATAGAAGGACTTTCCATTGGACTAGATCTTGACTCCACAGCCCTCAACCGTGGCCTAACCGGGGTAAAAGACAAGCTAAAATCCGTAAACAGTGAAATGAAGGCAAACCTGTCTGCTTTTGATCGCAGTGATCGCTCAATAGGAAAATATGAAACCCGTTTAACTGGATTGAATCGGAAACTGGAAGTCCAAAAAGAGGTCACGAAACAAGCCAAACTTGAGTACGAAAAGATGGTCAGAGAACATGGAGAAGGGTCCAAAGAGGCGGATAAGGCGGCTAGCAGCTATAACGCTGAAGTGGCTGCTCTCAATAATTTAGAACGCTATGTAGGGAATGTAAGGGAAGAACTCAAAAAGTTGAAAGAAGAACAACGGGTTGCTTCTTCTGGCTGGACAAAAGCTGGCGATTCTCTTATTAATTTCGGAAGTGGTTTGAAATCTATATCAGATAAAACAAAGGATGTAGGAAAAAGTTTAACCCAGAAACTTACTTTACCTGCTGTAGGAGCAGCATCAGCACTAGCGGGCATAACGCTGGTTAAAGGGTTTAATCGCCTGGTCGGCATAGATACGGCCAGAGCAAAATTGACCGGTCTTGGTCATGATGCAAAAGGTGTAGAAAAAATCATGACATCGGCCCTTGATGCTGTCCGTGGTACATCATTCGGGATGGATGAAGCCGCCACTACCGCGGCCAATGCCGTAGCTGCAGGCGTGAAAGAGGGGAAAGATTTAACCACGTATTTATCGCTAACAGGAGATGCAGCAGCAATAGCGGGGTCAAGTATGAGCGAGATGGGTTCTATTTTAAACAAAGTGAAAACGTCGAACAAAGCCTACAATGGAGAGCTGCAGCAGTTATCTGATCGAGGGCTGCCTATATACCAATGGTTGGCGGAAGAAGCGGGAGTAGCAGCGGGAGCAGTATCTAAAATGGCTTCCGATGGCGAAGTATCCTCCGAAATGCTGATGAATGCCATTGAAAAAAACATTGGCGGAGCAGCTGGAAAAATGGGTGAAGAATCATTTACTGCTGGGATCGCTAATATGTGGGCAGCAGTTGGTCGACTCGGTGCTTCATTTTTGGACGCTGGCGGAAAAGGCGGAGGATTCTTTTCTCAGTTAAAACCTTTAATAGCAGACTTCACAGGTCGTCTAGATAGTATGGGTGATTTTTCAGCAAAAGCTGGTGTTAAATTCGGAGAGTTATTTTCTGGGGTTGTAGACAAAGTGAAATCAGTAAAAGCAGCCTACGATAATTTAACACCTAGCGTACAAGATCTTATAAAAAAATTTGGAATTGCTGGAGCTGTGATAACGGTTGGACTTGGCCCGGTTTTGATAGGATTGGGTACGTTTGGAGGACTAGTTGCAAGCCTTGCTTTGAAGATAGGTCCTTTGTTTAAAAGGATAGCTGAAGCTGGTGGCTTGTTAAAATGGCTAAGGTTAGGGTTTACTGCTTTAACAGGCCCTGTTGGTATAACCATTGGGGTTTTAGCGTTATTAGGTACCGGATTTATCCTCCTCTATAAAAACTCAGAGACTTTCCGTAACGGCGTCCACAATTTGCTTGGAAAAATAAAAGAACTGGCTAAGAATGCGTTAAAAGCAATCCAACCTGCCATCCAAGCGATCATTTCATTTTTCAAGAATCAACTAGATATCCTCAAAAAGTTCTGGGATGAAAATGGACAGGTCATCATGGATGCTCTTTCAAATATAGGCAAAATTATCAAAGTTGTATTCGGGGCTATTGTGAAGGTCATTCAATTGGCCATGCCTCTTGTGCTGACAATCATCAAATCTGTATGGAGTAATATCAAAGGCGGCATTTCTGGAGCCTTAAATATCATAATGGGATTAGTAAAGGTATTTTCCGGTCTATTCACAGGGAACTTCGGTAGTATGTGGGAAGGCATCAAACAAGTATTTTTCGGTGCTTTAACATTCATTTGGAATTACGTGCAATTAATGTTCTGGGGTAAGATGCTGAAAGGCATTCTTTCACTAGGGAAGTTGCTACTCAACTCATTTAAGGGCATCTGGGGCAGTATTAAAAACGTATTTTCTAGGGTCATAAAGTGGATCGTCGATTTTGTGAAGAATCAATTTACTTCTATGAATAATACGTTGAATATAATTACGAATTCCATAAAAAATATTATCTCTACCATTTGGAATGGCATCTTTACATTTTTCAAAACAATCATTCAATCGATTTGGAATTTAGTTAAAAATCGTTTCACTACCTTAAAAAATACCATCAATACTATTTTCAGCGGCATTCGTGATTTAACAAAAACTATATGGAATGCCATTAAGAATGCTATTTATACGCCTATTAAAAACGCAGTGACAAACACGCTAAGCCGTTTTACTAGTCTAAAATCTCGCATCTCAGAAATATTCGGTTCTGTTAAGAAAAGTGTGAAAGGCTACGTTTCGGATATGGTCGAAACGGTAAAAGGCATGCCAAAAAGGATGTCAGATGGCCTGAAAAAAACAGGTGGACTGATTAAAGCTGGTGTTGTATTAGTTGCTAATAGAATGGTATCGGGTCTTGGAAAAGGTGTGAATGGCGTAATTGATGGTGTTAATTGGGTCATGGGATTGGTAGGAGTGGATAAGAAAAACCAATTAAAACCTTGGAAAGTTCCACAATATGCAAAAGGTACAGACGGACATCCAGAGGATGGGCCAGCTATTGTTGGTGATGGTGGAATGCCTGAGTTGTTGAGCTTTCCAAACGGAAAGTTTGCTTTGTCGCCCGCAACAGATACCTTGGTTAATTTACCTCGTGCTACCTCGGTCATGAGTGGTCCTGATACCAAGTTGTTTTTAAAATCCATTCCTGCTTATAAGGATGGGAAGGGTTGGCTGACTAAGATTAAAGAGGGTGCTGGTGCTGCTTGGGATGGGGCCATGAAAATAGGATCAAAGGCAGCAAGTGGCATTAAAACGGGTGTTAGCGCCTTAAAGGATAAAGCTTCTCAACTTTGGGATTGGGCTTCTGGTGGAGCCAAAGGCTTGATGGATAAAGTCCTAAACACCATGGGCGTTAAAATACCCAAAGTGAACGGGAATTTTGGCAAGATAGCAAAAGGTGCATTCGGCATGGTGAAGGATAAGGTCATCAATTTTGTGGGAGGAATCCTTCCAAGTTTTGGGGGTGGGGGATTTAGCTTTCCTGCTCCCTTCCGGAAAACGAGTGGCTATGGTCAGCGTTGGGGAAAACTGCATAAAGGCATAGATTTTGGCGCACCTGCAGGTACCCCGATTCCTTCTCAATCCGGGGGAGTGGTTCGTTTTGCCGGGTTTGGTAAAACTGGATCTGGATATGGTGGATATGGGAATGTGGTTCACATCGATGCCGGTGGAGGACTGTCCTACCTTTACGCCCACAATAGTAAAAATAACGTCAAGACAGGTGACAGCGTAAGAAATGGGCAAATTATCGGAACTGTCGGCAACACAGGCCATTCTACAGGGAATCATTTGCATTTTGAAGTAAGAAGAAACAACCAGGCTGTAAATCCTGAGTCGCTGGGGGGCGGTGGTTTCTTCGGAGCAACTGGTGCGAGCGGACAGATTAAGACATGGATCACACAGGCGATTAATGCGACAGGTGTTCCTAAATCATGGCTGGATCCTTTATCTACTATTGCAATGAAAGAATCTGGTGGGAATCCTAAATCAATTAACAACTGGGATAGTAATGCAAAAAGAGGCACGCCATCAAAAGGTCTCATGCAGACCATTGATCCAACGTTCAATGCACATAAAATGAAAGGAATGAATGATATCTGGAATCCGGTACACAATGCTGTAGCGGCTATCAGATACATTAAAAGCAGATATAAAACGGTATTTAATACTCCAGGCATAAAATCCATGATGAATGGCGGTTCTTATAAAGGCTATGCTACAGGTGGTTTGATTAACCATGCTGGTATGTACAACCTTGCAGAAGACGGGTGGCCGGAATTTGTCATTCCAACCAATCCTGCCCGAAGAACAGCTGCACAGAAACTATTGGCTCTTGCTGGCAGAGAGATTCAAGGCAATAAGCGTCCACACCAACTGCCGAATGTTTCATCTAGCACTGGCAGTGAAGAAAATAACCTGTTGATGCAGCTGCTTGAAGCGACACTGAAACAAAACCAACTTCTGAAGAAAGATCATGCGGAAATGATGGCCTATTTAAAAGCCATCGCGGAAAAGACGGCTGATGTGTATTTGGGAAGAGAAAAGGTGGGGTCCCTATTGGACCAGGACCAGGCTAAACGAATTAATCATGCTGGAAGGAGGATGGCCACTTGA
- a CDS encoding phage tail protein, with the protein MIWSGIEYNGKHSYRDFGLTLESRKIGNPSKNKILESVPFSNTQYDFSSLYGDQEYLERELTYVFNITGEMGRNHLYVRETDILHWLMPPSKKIKLKDDKLPGFYFMAEVFESPDDEDYFVGGKLTVSFTAYPFKIADQEEGHDRWDEFNFLWDVAQTTSFTVSGRLDTILYNPGAKHARPDIQASEAMQIIKEGVTYQVKKGESASFDFVLKPGQNHLRIIGNGTISFNYRKEMI; encoded by the coding sequence TTGATATGGAGCGGCATTGAATACAACGGCAAACATAGTTATAGGGATTTCGGGCTTACGCTAGAGAGCCGCAAAATTGGCAACCCTTCTAAAAACAAGATTTTGGAGAGTGTCCCTTTTTCCAATACACAATATGATTTTTCTTCTCTATATGGCGATCAAGAGTATTTGGAGCGAGAGCTTACCTATGTATTCAATATCACGGGAGAAATGGGAAGAAACCATTTGTATGTGCGTGAAACAGACATTCTGCATTGGCTGATGCCACCGAGTAAAAAAATCAAGCTAAAAGATGATAAGCTCCCAGGCTTTTATTTTATGGCTGAAGTCTTTGAGAGTCCGGATGACGAAGATTATTTTGTAGGCGGCAAGCTCACCGTTTCGTTTACAGCCTACCCATTCAAGATCGCTGATCAGGAAGAAGGGCATGATCGCTGGGATGAATTTAACTTCCTTTGGGATGTGGCTCAAACGACTTCATTCACGGTTTCAGGAAGGCTAGATACCATTTTGTACAATCCTGGAGCTAAGCATGCCCGGCCTGACATACAAGCTTCAGAGGCTATGCAAATTATCAAAGAGGGGGTCACTTATCAGGTTAAAAAGGGTGAATCCGCCTCTTTTGATTTTGTATTGAAACCAGGACAAAATCATCTCCGTATCATTGGCAACGGTACAATCTCCTTTAACTATCGAAAGGAGATGATTTAA
- a CDS encoding phage tail protein: MYKVTIFNGKQETVIHHPAFNDLKVQTGQIKRGINVADSFSFTILPDNPGFHIIRPLRTLVTVDHIQSGKREFEGRILLPTESMDDQGKLMNSFLCEGELGYLNDSCQRHGEYRNMTVAAFFKVMVDRHNTEIAGDEIDKKFQVGQVTVTNSTDNVYRYLGYESTLDSIFDKLIDRLGGELRIRKQNGVRYLDYISQKGVQKKTEIRLAKNLKSIEKEADPSEIITRLIPLGVSIESEDEGAVDASQARLTIASVNGGRDYIEDEAAKHIYGVIAKSETWDDITLPANLMTRGNQFIAENNRVKIKYVLSALDLSLIGLDPESFEVGNYYPVINPVMGIDESLRVVEKTIDIIHPNTNSLSIGDLFKTASQYQNDMSKAQKNVVELQNTIHRQAQAIGGMKSQIEKVNNVVNTIELTLKGSDLDALNQAVKQLQAAIQELDESIGDMPIYQPATETVDGLFSALDKKKHNLITVRNPVDLDVLVAKVKALEGGNNG, encoded by the coding sequence ATGTACAAAGTCACAATATTCAATGGGAAACAAGAAACCGTGATACATCATCCAGCGTTTAATGATCTGAAGGTACAGACGGGTCAAATCAAACGGGGCATTAATGTAGCGGATAGCTTCTCCTTTACCATACTTCCTGATAATCCAGGGTTTCATATCATCCGCCCTTTGCGAACGCTCGTTACGGTGGATCATATACAAAGTGGCAAAAGGGAATTCGAAGGCCGGATTCTCTTGCCCACGGAGTCTATGGATGATCAGGGTAAATTGATGAATTCTTTTTTGTGCGAGGGTGAGCTAGGATATCTGAATGATTCCTGCCAGCGTCATGGAGAATATCGAAACATGACGGTTGCGGCCTTTTTTAAAGTGATGGTGGATCGCCACAATACAGAAATAGCCGGAGATGAAATCGATAAAAAATTCCAAGTTGGCCAAGTGACGGTTACGAATTCCACCGATAATGTCTATCGCTATCTGGGGTATGAATCGACACTGGATTCGATTTTTGACAAACTTATTGATCGCCTCGGTGGGGAATTAAGAATTCGAAAACAGAATGGCGTCCGGTATCTTGATTATATAAGCCAGAAGGGCGTTCAGAAGAAAACAGAAATACGGCTGGCTAAAAATTTGAAGAGCATTGAAAAAGAAGCAGATCCAAGCGAGATTATTACGCGATTGATTCCACTTGGAGTATCCATTGAGTCAGAGGATGAAGGAGCTGTGGATGCGAGTCAGGCACGCTTAACCATTGCATCGGTAAACGGTGGTCGTGATTATATAGAAGACGAAGCGGCCAAACACATCTATGGTGTCATTGCCAAAAGTGAAACGTGGGATGATATCACCCTTCCAGCAAATCTCATGACCAGGGGAAACCAATTTATAGCGGAGAACAATCGAGTCAAAATCAAATATGTCCTATCTGCGCTGGATTTATCGCTCATCGGACTGGACCCGGAAAGCTTCGAGGTGGGCAACTATTATCCAGTTATTAATCCTGTGATGGGCATCGACGAAAGCCTGAGAGTGGTCGAAAAGACCATTGATATTATTCATCCCAATACGAACAGCTTGTCTATTGGGGATCTATTCAAGACCGCCTCCCAATATCAGAATGACATGTCTAAAGCGCAAAAGAACGTGGTCGAGCTGCAGAACACCATCCATCGCCAAGCCCAAGCAATTGGGGGAATGAAATCACAAATCGAAAAGGTTAATAACGTAGTTAACACGATTGAGCTGACACTGAAAGGCAGTGATTTGGATGCACTAAACCAGGCAGTCAAACAGTTACAGGCAGCTATTCAGGAATTGGATGAATCGATTGGGGACATGCCGATTTATCAGCCCGCAACCGAAACGGTTGACGGGCTTTTCAGCGCCCTTGATAAAAAGAAGCACAATTTAATCACGGTAAGGAATCCAGTCGATTTGGATGTGCTAGTCGCTAAAGTGAAAGCGTTGGAAGGAGGAAACAATGGCTAG
- a CDS encoding phage holin, producing the protein MDKTKQYIAMIGGALGALLLFFQSLGFQVEWFNENTINSFINFLTAIVPLGFALYGVYKNQYLLTKKAKEQEGVLKNQGLK; encoded by the coding sequence TTGGATAAAACAAAACAATATATAGCGATGATAGGCGGTGCACTGGGTGCACTGCTTTTATTTTTTCAATCACTGGGCTTTCAGGTTGAGTGGTTCAATGAAAATACCATTAATTCGTTCATTAATTTCCTTACAGCGATAGTTCCCCTAGGTTTTGCTTTGTATGGCGTTTACAAAAATCAATATCTCCTAACCAAAAAAGCCAAGGAACAAGAAGGGGTTTTGAAAAATCAAGGATTAAAATGA
- a CDS encoding peptidoglycan-binding protein yields the protein MKVTLQTLLDKSEKKMGVNINSIVKASALEMIRRANMEGIYVQISSGYRSMEEQAALYGQSRLYSYNGKNYSNLAKPKVTQAKPGQSIHNYGYAIDYFLVSDDGKTALWTVNAKWRRVAAIGKELGFKWGGDWTGFKDYPHLEMTGGLSFTQLQAGKKPNLTLKFKSGSEVVVTDSPKKEVASEISKNSPKGKGDSTIVSIQKTLNSRYGCNLIVDGIAGTKTKSALIKALQIELNKQFNKKLVVDGTWGPKTRAAIVTVKKGVKGNIVYILQVTLYIHGYNTNGIDGIFGRGTEAAVKEFQHAKRIKQDGVSGSVTWSKLFYQKGYNKIL from the coding sequence ATGAAAGTAACATTACAAACCTTACTGGATAAATCAGAAAAGAAAATGGGAGTAAATATTAATTCTATTGTAAAGGCCTCTGCACTTGAGATGATTAGAAGAGCCAATATGGAAGGAATTTACGTCCAAATAAGTTCAGGTTATCGCTCAATGGAAGAACAAGCTGCGTTATACGGACAAAGCCGTCTTTATAGCTATAATGGTAAAAATTATAGCAATTTGGCTAAGCCAAAAGTGACACAAGCGAAACCTGGACAATCTATTCACAATTATGGATATGCTATTGATTATTTCCTTGTGAGTGATGACGGAAAAACAGCTTTGTGGACGGTAAATGCAAAATGGAGACGTGTGGCTGCCATTGGAAAAGAACTTGGGTTCAAATGGGGAGGAGATTGGACAGGCTTTAAGGATTATCCACATTTAGAAATGACAGGTGGCTTGTCCTTTACACAGCTGCAGGCAGGCAAAAAACCGAATCTAACCTTGAAATTCAAGTCAGGTTCAGAAGTTGTCGTTACTGACTCACCTAAAAAAGAAGTAGCCTCTGAGATAAGTAAGAATTCTCCTAAAGGCAAAGGTGATAGCACGATCGTTTCCATTCAGAAAACACTAAATAGCCGATATGGATGTAATCTCATTGTGGACGGTATTGCGGGTACTAAAACTAAGTCCGCGCTTATCAAAGCTTTGCAAATAGAGCTTAATAAGCAATTCAATAAGAAATTAGTTGTGGATGGAACATGGGGGCCTAAGACAAGAGCAGCTATCGTCACTGTCAAAAAAGGAGTCAAAGGAAATATAGTATATATACTCCAAGTGACGCTTTATATTCATGGCTATAACACTAATGGAATTGATGGGATTTTTGGACGTGGTACTGAAGCGGCAGTGAAAGAATTTCAACATGCAAAGAGAATTAAACAAGATGGAGTATCGGGATCAGTAACGTGGTCAAAACTGTTTTACCAAAAGGGATATAACAAAATTCTGTGA
- a CDS encoding UPF0489 family protein, giving the protein MNWKEDDNWKIVFPEKKIFIMKHHNWAFIAWDIAREKGWIKDNSTLFHVDQHLDAAIDGATVPEVLNKNGLKELSKITQNIYSNGSYVGTDNFIWAGFARKTIQNVIYVSPEDPNDDLFDTELQSLYLQDHLSQKRIEQFAGYHWRSMETFECSQKEKMNDIFTKGNTLILDLDLDFFAFKTETDSGHNSYILKDKEEIQRNLRVLKSMYVWDAITVAISPEDWHIGGPDNAEFVLNLFLEEFEVDLSQGRDWSTLEME; this is encoded by the coding sequence ATGAATTGGAAAGAAGACGATAACTGGAAAATTGTTTTTCCTGAAAAAAAGATTTTCATTATGAAGCACCATAATTGGGCTTTTATTGCATGGGATATAGCCCGTGAAAAGGGATGGATTAAAGATAACTCTACTTTGTTTCATGTGGACCAGCACCTTGACGCAGCAATTGATGGAGCAACAGTTCCTGAGGTTTTAAATAAAAATGGATTAAAAGAATTATCAAAGATTACCCAAAATATATACTCGAATGGAAGTTATGTAGGAACTGATAATTTTATTTGGGCAGGATTTGCAAGAAAAACAATTCAAAATGTAATCTATGTATCACCTGAAGACCCAAATGATGATCTATTTGATACCGAACTTCAGTCTCTTTACCTTCAAGATCACCTTAGTCAAAAAAGGATAGAACAGTTTGCCGGTTACCATTGGAGATCAATGGAGACTTTTGAGTGTTCCCAAAAGGAAAAAATGAACGATATTTTCACTAAAGGTAACACCTTAATCTTAGATTTGGATCTGGATTTTTTCGCATTTAAGACTGAGACGGATTCAGGACATAATAGTTATATACTAAAGGATAAGGAGGAGATTCAAAGAAACTTACGAGTATTAAAGAGTATGTACGTTTGGGATGCGATTACAGTAGCGATTTCTCCAGAAGATTGGCACATTGGGGGCCCAGACAATGCAGAATTTGTTTTGAATTTATTCCTAGAGGAATTTGAGGTTGATCTTTCACAAGGTAGGGATTGGTCAACATTAGAAATGGAGTAA
- a CDS encoding IS1182 family transposase, protein MLSKHDSIQRDQLEMITLDQLVPPNHLVRKMEAAIDFTFIYDLVKDMYSEVGRPSIDPVILVKLTLIQYTFGIRSMRKTIEEVETNMAYRWFLGYGFHDKVPHFSTFGKNYERRFKDTDLFEQIFCRILMTAANKKLISVEHVFVDSTHVKASANKRKFEKKIVRKETRAYQGRLQEEINQDRENHGKKPFPPDKFDKEETKAIKESTTDPESGYYVKDERTKQFAYSFHAAADGNGFVLGTIVTPGNTHDSHILEPLVEQVIEKVGKPEAVAADAAYKTPAITSYLFNKEITPALPYTRPRTKEGFFRKHDYVYDEHFDCYLCPSGETLKYSTTNKEGYREYKSPKQICATCSFLSRCTESKDHQKVVTRHIWQAYVEEADHLRHHQEVKPIYAKRKETIERVFADAKEKHGMRWTTLRGLKKLSMQAMLTFAAMNVKKMATWTWQGPKTA, encoded by the coding sequence ATGCTTTCTAAACATGATTCTATTCAGCGAGATCAACTTGAAATGATTACTTTAGATCAACTGGTGCCACCGAACCATTTGGTTCGTAAAATGGAGGCTGCCATTGACTTCACTTTCATTTATGACTTGGTGAAAGATATGTACTCAGAGGTAGGACGCCCAAGTATTGATCCAGTTATTTTAGTTAAACTGACTCTCATTCAATATACCTTCGGTATTCGTTCCATGCGTAAAACGATTGAAGAAGTTGAAACCAATATGGCTTACCGTTGGTTCTTAGGCTATGGTTTCCATGATAAAGTACCTCATTTCTCTACGTTCGGAAAAAATTATGAGCGACGCTTTAAAGATACAGACCTGTTTGAACAGATTTTCTGTCGCATTTTAATGACAGCTGCTAATAAAAAGTTAATAAGTGTAGAACACGTTTTCGTGGATTCCACACATGTGAAAGCCAGTGCGAATAAACGGAAATTTGAAAAGAAAATCGTTCGTAAAGAAACACGAGCGTATCAAGGACGTCTTCAAGAAGAAATCAATCAAGATCGTGAAAACCATGGAAAGAAGCCTTTTCCACCAGATAAATTTGATAAGGAAGAAACCAAAGCAATTAAAGAAAGTACTACGGATCCTGAGAGTGGCTACTATGTGAAAGATGAACGAACAAAACAGTTTGCCTATTCATTCCATGCGGCCGCAGACGGCAACGGTTTTGTATTGGGAACGATTGTAACACCTGGTAATACACATGACAGTCATATTTTGGAGCCACTTGTTGAGCAAGTGATTGAGAAAGTTGGAAAACCAGAAGCAGTTGCCGCAGATGCAGCTTATAAAACACCAGCGATTACAAGCTACCTATTTAACAAAGAAATCACACCTGCTTTACCCTATACACGTCCTCGTACAAAAGAAGGATTCTTTCGCAAACATGACTATGTTTACGATGAACACTTTGATTGTTACCTTTGCCCTTCGGGAGAAACTTTAAAGTACTCAACAACAAATAAAGAGGGCTATCGCGAGTACAAATCGCCCAAACAAATTTGTGCAACATGCTCATTTTTATCACGGTGTACGGAAAGCAAAGACCATCAAAAAGTAGTGACACGGCATATCTGGCAAGCATATGTGGAAGAAGCAGATCATCTGCGTCATCATCAAGAGGTAAAACCTATATATGCGAAACGCAAAGAAACGATTGAGCGTGTATTCGCAGATGCAAAAGAAAAGCATGGTATGCGTTGGACTACTTTAAGGGGACTTAAAAAATTGTCGATGCAGGCGATGCTTACTTTCGCTGCCATGAATGTAAAGAAGATGGCCACTTGGACATGGCAAGGTCCTAAAACGGCTTAA